In the Pseudorasbora parva isolate DD20220531a chromosome 23, ASM2467924v1, whole genome shotgun sequence genome, one interval contains:
- the stard7 gene encoding stAR-related lipid transfer protein 7, mitochondrial: protein MFSVQHRPVCNMGARAVRLQSYSTFNQTSSKSWSFSWMGERVGLLMSWLQKAGRETNKLASEKKKKERLLSLFASHCSFVTGQRLRRALQIGELYSNLYSERSRWTLVGSIWRRLQSKHAPTGKLIAALAGVFMWEDEKIRDDELTRCAWEMQALESVRNQNMTPKTAVHVDQAWEVVVEKKNFRVWRRPIQDSHLFEYRVFGSYTDVTPRQFFNVQLDTEYRKKWDALVIKLEVVDRDVNTGTEVVHWATHFPYPMYSRDYVYVRRYHIDVENNLMMLVSRAVKHPSVPETQEYVRVHSYQSKMVIRPHRSFDENGFDYLLTYSDDPQTVFPRYCVSWMVSSGMPDFLEKLHTAALKAKNMDFNVHDYVSVVKPAQTTQERLGADNSHTRGPSQIYA, encoded by the exons ATGTTCTCCGTCCAGCATCGCCCTGTGTGTAACATGGGGGCCAGAGCTGTCAGACTGCAAAGCTATAGCACTTTTAATCAAACGAGTAGCAAATCCTGGAGTTTCTCGTGGATGGGTGAGCGCGTGGGCCTGCTGATGTCATGGCTCCAAAAAGCAGGAAGAGAAACGAACAAACTGGCCTCcgagaaaaagaagaaagagaGGCTTTTGTCTCTATTCGCCAGCCACTGTAGTTTTGTGACAGGCCAGAGGCTGAGAAGGGCTCTTCAGATTGGAGAGCTGTACTCAAACCTGTACTCTGAGAGAAGCAGGTGGACTCTCGTGGGCAGCATATGGCGGCGCCTGCAGAGCAAACACGCACCCACTGGAAAGCTCATAGCGGCACTGGCTGGAGTCTTCATGTGGGAAGACGAAAAGATCCGAGATGATGAGCTGACAAG GTGTGCATGGGAGATGCAGGCACTGGAGTCGGTGAGGAACCAGAATATGACCCCAAAGACAGCCGTGCATGTGGATCAAGCCTGGGAGGTGGTCGTGGAGAAGAAAAACTTCAGAGTTTGGAGGAGACCTATCCAGGATAGCCATCTTTTTGAATACAGGG TGTTTGGCTCATATACAGACGTCACTCCCCGGCAGTTCTTCAACGTTCAG TTGGACACAGAGTACAGAAAAAAGTGGGACGCACTGGTAATCAAACTGGAAGTGGTGGACAGGGATGTCAACACAGGAACTGAGGTCGTTCATTGGGCAACACATTTTCCA TATCCTATGTACTCCAGAGACTACGTCTACGTGCGCAGATATCACATTGATGTGGAGAACAACTTAATGATGTTAGTCTCAAG AGCCGTTAAACACCCCAGTGTCCCAGAGACCCAGGAATACGTCCGAGTGCACTCCTATCAGTCCAAGATGGTCATCCGCCCACACAGGTCATTCGACGAG AATGGCTTTGACTACCTGCTGACTTACAGCGATGATCCCCAGACCGTCTTCCCTCGCTACTGCGTCAGCTGGATGGTGTCTAGCG GCATGCCAGACTTCCTGGAGAAGCTTCACACCGCTGCTCTCAAAGCTAAAAACATGGACTTTAATGTCCACGACTACGTCAGCGTTGTAAAACCTGCCCAAACCACCCAAGAACGACTAGGAGCTGACAACTCTCACACCAGAGGCCCAAGCCAGATCTACGCCTGA